From Mucilaginibacter gotjawali:
ACGTTTATTGGGCCGGTTTCGTTTTTTAAGCTTTTTATATTATCTGCAATGCTCATTTATCCGTAATTTTGTTCAGTAATAAGCCGCTAAATTACAGAATGCATAAATATATCACCTTGTTTTTTTCAGTAAGCTTACTTTTATTTGCTTGCACGGCCGGTAAAAGTAACGGCAAAATTATAGAACATGACCAGATGGTCAGGCTATTAACAGATATTCATATACTCGATGGCAGTTTGTACAATGCTGTTTCGCAAAGCCCGGATACCTTGTATAAATACGGTACGGCCAGGTATCTTACCTTATTTAAAAAATATCATGTTGATTCAATTGAGTTCAGGCGGAGCCTGAAATATTATACTACACAGCCGATTGAGTTCCAGGCGATGTACGATAAAATACTGGTCGACCTGCAAGCCAAAACTGATTCCATTAATAAGAAACTACTTAAAACTACTAATGCCCCACACCCGAAATAATACCGATAAACTGGGTTTTGCCGAGGTAAAGGAATTAATTAAAGCACATTGCCTTAGCGAAATGGGCCGGCAAATGGTCGACAAGATCCAGGTGATGCATAATTTCGACCAGATCAGTAAGTTTCTGGGCCAGGCTAACGAGTTCAAAAATATTTTGCAGAATGATGATGCGTTGCCCATTCACCACTTTTTTGATATAAAAACGCTTGCCAATAAAACCAGGATTGAAGGCGTTTTTTTAAGTGAAGAAGAATTTTACCAGGTACATGCGTCATTAACAACCGTATTTGCCGTAATTGCCTATTTTAACGAGCGGGAAGGTTTATATCCCAACCTGGAAGCCCTGTTTGAACATTTACCCATTGAAAAAGCGATCATTAAAAAGATCGATATGGTTATTGACCAGAAAGGGAAGATCAGGCCAAACGCATCGCGCGACTTACAGGAGATTACCTCGGGCATTGCACGTGCCGAACAGGAAGCCCGCAAAAAGATAGACCAGGTGTTTAAAAATGCCGGCAGCAATGGCTGGACGGCCGATGGCTCGTTAACCATACGTGACGGCCGCCTGTGTATCCCCTTACTGGCAGAAAATAAGCGAAAATTAAAAGGCTTTATTCATGATGAATCTGCATCCGGCCAAACGGTTTACATGGAACCGGAAGAAGTTTTTACCTTAAACAACCGCATCCGCGATCTTGAATTTGACCGCAGGCGCGAGATCATCAAAATACTAACGGCTTTAACTGATGAGCTAAGGCCTTATGTGCCTTTGCTGTTATCGTACCACAGCCTGTTAACCAAACTTGATTTTGTAAGGGCAAAAGCACTTTTCGCAATTGATATCGAAGCAGAAATGCCACAGCTGGTAAACGAAGCCAGTATAAAGCTAACCAATGCCAGGCACCCGCTTTTATTGCTGAATTTTAAAAAGGAGCATAAAACAGTAGTGCCGCTGAACGTGCAGATTGATGAGCATACCCGGATTGTAGTGGTATCCGGGCCAAATGCTGGTGGTAAGTCGGTTTGCATGAAAACGGTTGGCCTATTGCAAACCATGGTGCAGGCAGGCTTGCTGATCTCCGCATCCGAAGCGAGCGTTGTTGGGGTGTTTAAACAGTTGTTTGTGGATATAGGCGATGATCAGTCGCTTGAGAGTGATTTGAGTACCTATAGCGCCCATCTTTCGAAAATGAAAGAGTTTGTTGAACAGGCCAACGGGAGAACACTGGTTTTGATTGATGAATTTGGAACAGGAACTGATCCCCAATTTGGTGGGCCCATTGCCGAGGCAGTGCTGGAATCATTAAATCATAAAAAGGTAAAAGGTATGGTGACCACCCATTACTCGAACCTGAAAATTTTTGCCAGCCATACCGAAGGGATAGAGAACGCATCGATGCTGTTTGATAACAAGGAAATGAAGCCACTTTATATGCTTGAAGTGGGTAAACCCGGCAGTTCATATGCGTTTGAGATCGCTCAAAAAATTGGCTTGCCTCAAAATGTGCTTAACCTGGCCAAAAATAAGATCAGCGCGGGGCAGAAGAAGGTAGACACCCTGTTGGTTGACCTGGAACGTGAGAAAAAGGAAATCTACGATACCCGGATAGCGCTTGAAAAACAGCAGCGACAGGTAAACGCCCTGCTTGCCGAAAATGAAACGCTGAAAAGTTACCTGGAAGAAAATAAAAAGGCGCTGATAAGGGATGCCAAAGATCAGGCAAAAAATATCATCTTAAATGCCAATAAACTGGTTGAAAATACCATCTCCGAAATTAAAAGCAGCAATGCGGATAAGGAGAAAACCCGCGTTTTGAGGGAAAACCTGAACGCCGAACTTCAAAAAAACACAATTAAGCCGATTGTTGCTAAACCATTACCTGCAGACGAAGAGATAAAACCCGGCGATTGGGTTAAATTAGCCGACAGCGAAACAACAGGACAGGTGATAGAGATCATTAAAGATAACGTGGTAATTGCCATTGGCGATTTACGTACGGTGGCTAAAAAGAAACGGATTATTAAAGTTGCTAAATCAACGGTACCAAAAGAGATCAGGCGGAATTACAACAGCCAAACCGGAGATATGGCCAGTTTTAACCCCGAAATTGATGTTAGGGGCATGCGCACAGAAGATGCCCTTAGTAATATTGAAAGGCTGTTTGACCGCGCACTAATGATGGGTTTTGGCAATTTAAAGATCATTCATGGTAAAGGCGATGGTATTTTACGCAAGATGATCAGGCAATACCTAAAAAAATACGACCAGGTTGACCGCATGGAAGATGAACATGCCGATAGGGGCGGGGATGGTATTACCTACGTATATTTTAAATAAAAAAATGCAAACAGTTTTTAGGTTGATCAAAATTTAAGTCATGAATTTAAAAATAAGTTTTTTCGTTATTGCCATTGCCGCCGGTTTACAATGCGGCGCTCAAACGATTGTTAAATGTACTAACTCTCATATCCGTTATTCGGGACGCATAGCGATGACAGACAGTACTGCTGAATTATCGTGGTCGGCCAGTTCAATAACTGTTAATTTCAGCGGAACGGGGATAAGCGCCGTACTGAAAGACGAACGCTCCGATAATAATTATAATGTGATTGTGGATGGTAGGGTTACCAGCATTATCCATCCCGAATTAACCAAAAAAACTTATCAATTAGCCACTGGATTACCGGCCGGGAAACATACCCTTGAATTGTTTAAGCGCACCGAATGGGCCATGGGTAAAACCTGGTTTTACCAGTTCGAGCTTAATAAAGGTGATAAAATTTTATCACCACCAACAGCTCAAAAACGCAAAATAGAGTTTTTCGGTAATTCAATTACCTGTGGCTATGCCGACGAAGATACCACTGGTAAAGACCGCGGCACCAGCCCGTATGAAAATGGCTACCTGAGCTATGCGGCCATAACTGCCCGCCATTTTAATGCCGAAATGCATAATACTTCCAAAAGCGGCATCGGCATAACAGTAAGCTGGTTTCCGCTTATCATGTCAGAGATGTATGATCGCCTTGATGCCACCGACCCTAACAGCAAATGGGACTTTTCAAAATACACACCGCAGGTGGTAGTTATCAACTTATTTCAAAATGATTCCTGGATCGTTAAGTTGCCGGATAATGAGCAATTTAAAGCGCGGTTCGGCACAACGCCACCTACGCCTGAGTTTATAATCAACGCCTATCAAAGCTTTGTCAAAACTGTGCGTGCCAAATATCCGGATGCAAAGATCATTTGCATATTGGGCAGCATGGATGCTACCAGGGCTGGTTCGCCATGGCCGGGATATATTGATAAAGCAGTAGCCGGTCTGAATGATAAAAATATCTACACTCACTTTATCCCTTATAAGAACACCAACGGGCACCCAAGCGTTAAAGAACAACAAACAATGGCCGATGACCTGATAGGCTTTATGGAGAAAAGTATTACATGGTAATATTTTTCTCCATAAAGAACGGGAGATGTATTTAGCAAACTATAAAACCTTATCCCGTAAAAGCGGCATACTCATGCAATGGAAACCGCCCCGCGCCCTTGAAAGCTCCGCCGAAGGCATTAAGATCAGCGTATCTGTCATAGTCTCGGGGTTAAGTTCATCATTTTCAAATTTTTGAAGCAGGTCCTTTACTTTTATCACTTTAAAACCTTTTTGTTTAAAAGCCTCTACCGTTTTATCATTGCGGTCATATCCCAAAACAACACCTTCTTTAAGGGCAAGCAGGTTACATGAATCTGTCCATTGCTCCCGGGCATCATAAGGGAAAGTATCGCCGCCTGAATAGATGAAAACGGTACTTTCAGCGCTTCCCAGGTCGTTTTTACTTACATCGTTGAGCAGATCTTCCAAACGCTTAAAGGTTTTTGGCTTTTTCCCTTTTTCAAACTGAACAATTTCAGTTTTATCTTTATTCTTTTTGTCCGCAAACCAGCCTAACGGTTCATCAATCTCGCCTGCGCCATCAGGTACGGCCAAACTTCTTAGCAGAACCCATGTATTCCGCTTTACCTGGGTGAAAACGGTGTCAATATGCATGTAATCGCGCTTATGCGGAATTTTTACAATGGTTACTTTTTTAACCACGTCATTTTGAAACAATAGCTTTATGGCTTCGTTGGCGCCGCTTACTGAAGTACGTTCGCTGCAGCCGATGATCAGGTGCTGCGGACTCACCATCATCACGTCACCGCCTTCCAGCGTTGTTTTTTGCTCATTATCTTCGCCGGGGCGCAAAAAATGCTGCACGGTTTCGGGGATTTCCAAAATATTATCGCGGTAGCCGGCAAAAAGCGGGTGATTGAAGAAGATATACCTTACCAGTAAAGTTTCGCGGGCCCGGGCCTTTTTAGCGGGTTTGTTCAGCAGCATAAAATTGTTTACCGCTATGCCAATATCCCTCGAAAAAATAAGGTTCGGGATAGGAGCGAAGATCATTTCATGTTTATTCAACGATCCCGAAATAATGATTTTTGCAAG
This genomic window contains:
- a CDS encoding SGNH/GDSL hydrolase family protein encodes the protein MNLKISFFVIAIAAGLQCGAQTIVKCTNSHIRYSGRIAMTDSTAELSWSASSITVNFSGTGISAVLKDERSDNNYNVIVDGRVTSIIHPELTKKTYQLATGLPAGKHTLELFKRTEWAMGKTWFYQFELNKGDKILSPPTAQKRKIEFFGNSITCGYADEDTTGKDRGTSPYENGYLSYAAITARHFNAEMHNTSKSGIGITVSWFPLIMSEMYDRLDATDPNSKWDFSKYTPQVVVINLFQNDSWIVKLPDNEQFKARFGTTPPTPEFIINAYQSFVKTVRAKYPDAKIICILGSMDATRAGSPWPGYIDKAVAGLNDKNIYTHFIPYKNTNGHPSVKEQQTMADDLIGFMEKSITW
- a CDS encoding arginine deiminase family protein — its product is MKLSNNNFKLDVTSEIGNLRALLIHSPDNGLGKVVPSKAQDWLFEDIVHLETMRKNEYDFYVKLLMYFLDPARIKGKLKEIDAKESNRVFYKPDNKDFHCSNKVIEIQTLLEDILQEDDIRKKLVASVCAIENCNYRLQLKLIDTPPAELAKIIISGSLNKHEMIFAPIPNLIFSRDIGIAVNNFMLLNKPAKKARARETLLVRYIFFNHPLFAGYRDNILEIPETVQHFLRPGEDNEQKTTLEGGDVMMVSPQHLIIGCSERTSVSGANEAIKLLFQNDVVKKVTIVKIPHKRDYMHIDTVFTQVKRNTWVLLRSLAVPDGAGEIDEPLGWFADKKNKDKTEIVQFEKGKKPKTFKRLEDLLNDVSKNDLGSAESTVFIYSGGDTFPYDAREQWTDSCNLLALKEGVVLGYDRNDKTVEAFKQKGFKVIKVKDLLQKFENDELNPETMTDTLILMPSAELSRARGGFHCMSMPLLRDKVL
- a CDS encoding endonuclease MutS2, with translation MPHTRNNTDKLGFAEVKELIKAHCLSEMGRQMVDKIQVMHNFDQISKFLGQANEFKNILQNDDALPIHHFFDIKTLANKTRIEGVFLSEEEFYQVHASLTTVFAVIAYFNEREGLYPNLEALFEHLPIEKAIIKKIDMVIDQKGKIRPNASRDLQEITSGIARAEQEARKKIDQVFKNAGSNGWTADGSLTIRDGRLCIPLLAENKRKLKGFIHDESASGQTVYMEPEEVFTLNNRIRDLEFDRRREIIKILTALTDELRPYVPLLLSYHSLLTKLDFVRAKALFAIDIEAEMPQLVNEASIKLTNARHPLLLLNFKKEHKTVVPLNVQIDEHTRIVVVSGPNAGGKSVCMKTVGLLQTMVQAGLLISASEASVVGVFKQLFVDIGDDQSLESDLSTYSAHLSKMKEFVEQANGRTLVLIDEFGTGTDPQFGGPIAEAVLESLNHKKVKGMVTTHYSNLKIFASHTEGIENASMLFDNKEMKPLYMLEVGKPGSSYAFEIAQKIGLPQNVLNLAKNKISAGQKKVDTLLVDLEREKKEIYDTRIALEKQQRQVNALLAENETLKSYLEENKKALIRDAKDQAKNIILNANKLVENTISEIKSSNADKEKTRVLRENLNAELQKNTIKPIVAKPLPADEEIKPGDWVKLADSETTGQVIEIIKDNVVIAIGDLRTVAKKKRIIKVAKSTVPKEIRRNYNSQTGDMASFNPEIDVRGMRTEDALSNIERLFDRALMMGFGNLKIIHGKGDGILRKMIRQYLKKYDQVDRMEDEHADRGGDGITYVYFK
- a CDS encoding DUF4296 domain-containing protein, with amino-acid sequence MHKYITLFFSVSLLLFACTAGKSNGKIIEHDQMVRLLTDIHILDGSLYNAVSQSPDTLYKYGTARYLTLFKKYHVDSIEFRRSLKYYTTQPIEFQAMYDKILVDLQAKTDSINKKLLKTTNAPHPK